In Zingiber officinale cultivar Zhangliang chromosome 6A, Zo_v1.1, whole genome shotgun sequence, a single genomic region encodes these proteins:
- the LOC121996197 gene encoding uncharacterized protein LOC121996197, producing the protein MTTAVLRSQDCLRNRHHLDAFKSSPPLPVKHRRKKSPRPSPSSSLPSFYPVLPPKSCRCGSGPRARSPSSQAPKSGRSANAPLDPRRSTHMRTDGLGLEAAPRPRKPLVMQEVRILKRGEELKLGAFPTVALRPGVDGSTLCSTVRLAKLLTNKVSFVARASPYAGPAYFTASPAPSSLPFPSFFLKKADGISVNNELASRILKESVGVY; encoded by the coding sequence ATGACCACGGCGGTCCTCCGATCTCAGGATTGCCTGAGAAATCGCCACCATCTCGATGCCTTCAAATCATCCCCTCCGCTTCCCGTGAAACACCGCCGCAAGAAATCGCCAcggccttctccttcttcctctcttccatccttctACCCAGTTCTTCCTCCAAAATCTTGTCGGTGTGGATCTGGCCCCCGTGCTCGCTCTCCGTCTTCTCAGGCCCCGAAATCAGGTAGATCAGCGAACGCGCCTCTCGATCCACGAAGATCGACGCATATGCGCACTGATGGGCTGGGCCTAGAAGCCGCGCCGCGCCCGCGGAAGCCTCTTGTGATGCAGGAAGTAAGGATCTTGAAGCGAGGAGAGGAGCTGAAGCTGGGCGCGTTTCCTACCGTCGCTCTGAGGCCGGGGGTCGATGGTTCGACCCTTTGCTCTACGGTTCGGTTAGCTAAGCTCCTAACAAATAAGGTTTCCTTCGTCGCTCGGGCGTCCCCGTACGCCGGGCCGGCGTACTTTACTGCATCCCCCGCTCCTAGTTCTCTCccttttccttcttttttccTAAAAAAGGCTGATGGTATCTCAGTCAACAACGAACTTGCTTCAAGGATCCTTAAGGAGAGCGTTGGAGTATACTAA